A genome region from Akkermansiaceae bacterium includes the following:
- a CDS encoding vanadium-dependent haloperoxidase — MKILAVLLCLLLPVFAGGDESRVIERWNQEFRNAIRRQAMPPCLVARNLAILHLTIWRAVESAGEGNEESAACAAAYTVCTTYFSGDRVGFEKLLTEFPAAKGDVFLLAKQEAEKILESRADDGANTTVHYKPELAAGIWQRTTNNRPPELPHWQNVKPFVIASADAFRPPPPPALESKAYSKDVALVRDLGGKDSAKRTKDQEETARFWSDFSYTDTPPGRWNEIASQSVAGKGFSISKKAKVFAVLNVAMADAGIAAWDCKFFYRFWRPESAIHESIDDRNTLTVASTDWKSLLPSPSHPEYVSGHSTFSGAASRVLDKYLGKPSELIRVTNPDMPGVIRSFGSFDEIAAECGQSRIYGGIHFPTSNREGLALGRKVADRVVTHYSEP; from the coding sequence ATGAAAATACTGGCCGTTTTACTTTGCCTGCTGCTCCCAGTTTTTGCCGGAGGAGACGAATCCCGGGTGATTGAGCGTTGGAATCAGGAATTTCGCAATGCGATCAGAAGGCAGGCGATGCCACCCTGTCTGGTGGCGAGAAATCTCGCGATCCTGCACCTTACGATCTGGCGGGCGGTGGAGTCAGCCGGGGAAGGCAACGAGGAATCCGCAGCCTGCGCGGCGGCGTATACAGTCTGCACCACTTATTTTTCCGGAGACAGGGTCGGATTTGAAAAATTATTAACCGAATTCCCAGCTGCGAAAGGTGATGTTTTCTTACTCGCAAAACAAGAGGCGGAGAAAATATTGGAATCCCGCGCCGATGATGGAGCCAATACAACAGTTCATTACAAACCGGAACTGGCGGCAGGTATCTGGCAGAGGACGACGAATAACCGGCCTCCCGAGCTGCCACACTGGCAAAACGTGAAGCCGTTTGTGATCGCTTCCGCCGATGCATTCCGCCCACCTCCACCGCCCGCGCTGGAGAGCAAAGCATACTCCAAAGATGTGGCCTTGGTGCGCGATCTCGGCGGGAAAGATTCCGCAAAAAGAACGAAGGATCAGGAGGAAACCGCACGCTTCTGGTCAGACTTCAGCTACACGGATACTCCTCCCGGAAGGTGGAACGAAATCGCGAGCCAATCAGTGGCCGGAAAAGGGTTTTCCATTTCCAAAAAGGCAAAGGTCTTTGCAGTTCTGAATGTTGCAATGGCGGATGCGGGAATCGCAGCGTGGGATTGCAAATTTTTCTACCGCTTCTGGAGACCGGAGTCCGCGATCCACGAGAGCATTGATGACCGCAATACATTGACGGTGGCTTCCACAGACTGGAAATCCCTGCTCCCTTCGCCTTCACATCCGGAATACGTGTCAGGGCACAGCACGTTCAGCGGTGCCGCCTCCCGGGTTCTCGACAAATATCTCGGAAAGCCCTCGGAACTTATTCGAGTCACGAACCCGGACATGCCGGGAGTGATTCGGTCGTTCGGGAGTTTTGATGAAATCGCGGCGGAGTGCGGTCAAAGCAGGATATACGGCGGCATCCATTTCCCTACATCAAACAGGGAGGGATTGGCACTTGGAAGAAAAGTTGCGGATAGGGTCGTGACACACTATAGCGAGCCTTGA
- a CDS encoding DUF2997 domain-containing protein, protein MSRKILVRVSPTGEISVEAEGFQGKGCEAATKAIEDALGKPRERTRKPQFWRPQFLRSEQQLGGEG, encoded by the coding sequence ATGAGCCGCAAGATCCTTGTCCGCGTTTCCCCTACAGGGGAAATCAGCGTCGAGGCCGAGGGCTTCCAGGGGAAAGGCTGCGAGGCCGCCACCAAGGCGATTGAGGATGCGCTCGGGAAACCCCGGGAGCGCACTCGTAAGCCGCAGTTCTGGCGACCCCAGTTCCTCCGCAGCGAACAACAGCTGGGAGGCGAGGGATGA
- a CDS encoding DUF1257 domain-containing protein — translation MSHFTTIQTQIRDLEALRDASVELGLQLLADTQCRGYAGITRPAPHVIKLKGPYDIAVEPDKGNPGSYGLTTDWWDGHVAKEVGSGYGRLLQSYGVHKTVREAATRGLRHTRRIEADGTVLLTLEGGSL, via the coding sequence ATGTCACACTTCACCACCATCCAGACCCAGATCCGGGATCTCGAAGCCTTGCGCGACGCATCCGTCGAACTCGGCCTACAGCTCCTGGCAGACACGCAGTGCCGGGGCTACGCCGGCATCACCCGACCCGCACCGCACGTCATCAAGCTCAAGGGCCCGTATGACATCGCGGTTGAGCCGGACAAGGGGAACCCCGGAAGCTACGGCCTGACCACCGACTGGTGGGACGGACACGTCGCCAAGGAAGTCGGCAGCGGCTATGGCCGCCTGCTGCAATCCTACGGAGTTCACAAAACCGTGCGCGAAGCCGCCACGCGCGGCCTCCGCCACACCCGCAGGATCGAGGCCGACGGCACCGTCCTGCTCACCCTGGAAGGAGGTTCGCTATGA